Proteins co-encoded in one Streptomyces sp. SLBN-31 genomic window:
- a CDS encoding type II toxin-antitoxin system Phd/YefM family antitoxin: MAYEIPVTQARAELADLINRVVYGGERVVVTRHGKPLVALVSAADLERLEKLQESDDEQVISSVSNARDVASAPREQQRFGIAAHHRGTGPS; the protein is encoded by the coding sequence ATGGCCTACGAGATTCCGGTGACCCAAGCCAGGGCTGAGCTCGCCGATCTGATCAACCGGGTGGTGTACGGCGGTGAGCGTGTCGTCGTGACACGGCACGGCAAGCCCCTCGTCGCCCTTGTCTCCGCCGCCGACCTGGAACGGCTCGAAAAGCTCCAGGAGTCCGACGACGAGCAGGTGATCAGCTCGGTGTCGAACGCGCGCGACGTCGCGTCCGCTCCCCGCGAACAGCAGCGCTTCGGCATCGCGGCGCACCACCGGGGCACCGGGCCCTCGTAG
- a CDS encoding helix-turn-helix transcriptional regulator → MQNGPAVRRRKLGTELRALRTAAGLTSGEAARLVGWHQSKVSRIETGASGVKPADVRLLLDAYRVADSQLRELLLVLAGSDEGAGRHHWWHAYRGILPPTYRDFISLESQASAMRTLETSVVPGLLQTPEYARAVTRAAVDGLDDERLDALVEVRLARQDVLRSDPPLELAAVLDEAVLHREIGGPDVMARQRERLVEAARLPQVSLQVLPFAAGAHVGVTGPFVIFSFSSTSDLDVVVLDHLTSSLYLERKEDLEAYTQAFNALRIHALSPEDSLDYIAATV, encoded by the coding sequence ATGCAGAACGGTCCCGCGGTGCGCCGCCGCAAGCTGGGCACCGAACTGCGCGCCCTGCGCACGGCGGCGGGTCTCACCAGCGGTGAGGCGGCCCGGCTCGTGGGCTGGCACCAGTCCAAGGTGAGCCGGATCGAGACCGGCGCCAGCGGGGTGAAACCGGCCGATGTGCGGTTGCTTCTCGACGCCTACCGTGTCGCGGACTCCCAACTGCGCGAGCTGCTTTTGGTGTTGGCGGGCTCCGACGAGGGCGCGGGGCGGCACCACTGGTGGCACGCCTATCGCGGAATTCTCCCGCCCACCTATCGCGACTTCATCAGCCTCGAGTCGCAGGCGAGCGCGATGCGCACGCTGGAGACGTCCGTCGTGCCCGGTCTGCTGCAAACGCCCGAATACGCGCGTGCGGTCACCCGCGCGGCGGTCGACGGACTGGACGACGAACGGCTGGACGCTCTGGTCGAGGTGCGGCTGGCCCGCCAGGACGTACTGCGTTCGGATCCGCCGTTGGAGCTGGCGGCGGTCCTGGACGAGGCGGTTCTGCACCGGGAGATCGGCGGTCCGGACGTCATGGCACGGCAACGCGAACGGCTTGTGGAAGCGGCTCGTCTGCCCCAAGTCAGTCTTCAGGTACTGCCGTTCGCCGCCGGGGCACATGTCGGTGTCACAGGCCCTTTCGTAATCTTCTCATTTTCGAGCACTTCTGATCTGGACGTGGTTGTTCTCGACCACTTGACGAGTAGCCTCTACCTCGAACGGAAAGAAGACCTGGAGGCCTATACACAGGCCTTCAACGCCCTTCGCATTCACGCCCTTTCACCCGAGGACTCGTTGGATTACATCGCCGCGACAGTTTGA
- the ureG gene encoding urease accessory protein UreG, which yields MHLDHSHDGPSAVSADARRPDGSRRALRIGLGGPVGSGKTATVAALCRALREELSLAVVTNDIYTREDADFLLREAVLPPERIAAVETGACPHTAIRDDISANLEAVEDLEDEVGPLDLILVESGGDNLTATFSKGLVDAQIFVIDVAGGDDIPRKGGPGVTTADLLVVNKTDLAPHVGSDLARMAADAKAQRAELPVVFQSLRSESGVRDVAAWVRARLAAWTA from the coding sequence ATGCACCTCGACCACTCCCACGACGGCCCCTCCGCAGTCAGTGCCGACGCCCGTCGTCCCGACGGATCGCGGCGGGCCCTGCGGATCGGGCTCGGCGGTCCCGTCGGCTCCGGGAAGACCGCGACCGTCGCCGCCCTGTGCCGGGCGCTGCGCGAGGAGTTGTCCCTCGCCGTCGTGACCAACGACATCTACACGCGGGAGGATGCCGACTTCCTGTTGCGGGAGGCCGTGCTGCCGCCCGAGCGGATCGCCGCCGTGGAGACGGGGGCCTGTCCGCACACCGCCATCCGGGACGACATCTCCGCGAACCTGGAGGCCGTGGAGGATCTGGAGGACGAGGTCGGGCCGTTGGACCTGATCCTGGTCGAGTCCGGCGGCGACAACCTCACCGCGACCTTCTCCAAGGGGCTCGTGGACGCGCAGATCTTCGTCATCGACGTGGCGGGCGGCGACGACATCCCGCGCAAGGGCGGACCGGGCGTGACCACCGCCGATCTGCTCGTCGTCAACAAGACGGACCTCGCGCCCCACGTCGGCTCCGACCTCGCACGGATGGCCGCCGACGCGAAGGCGCAGCGTGCCGAACTGCCCGTCGTCTTCCAGTCGCTCAGGAGCGAGAGCGGCGTGCGGGACGTGGCCGCGTGGGTGCGGGCCCGGCTCGCCGCCTGGACGGCGTGA
- a CDS encoding alpha/beta hydrolase, with amino-acid sequence MRGNRAKRRTTALGSAGVLVTATLMAGAVAAPTASASAGHGRDREARGAAIAADRAAKAGIDWQDCPADWGFAKPIQCGWVSVPLDYAHPYGKQLKLAVDRIGNTGTKEERQGALVYNPGGPGGSGMRFPTRVTNKNPIWANAAKAYDFVGFDPRGVGHSAPISCIDPQEFVKAPKMDPVPDSEADKAAQRKLAREYAEGCAERSGKAMLQQMTTPNTVRDLDVIRAALGEKKLNYLGVSYGTYIGAVYGTMFPGHLRRMIVDSVVNPSREKIWYQANLDQDVAFEGRWKDWEDWVAANDAAFHLGTTRDAVQAKWLQLRATAKKSPIGGVVGPAELISFFQSAPYYDSSWVPIATVFSKVVAGDTQALVDAAAPDMSDTAGNISAENGNAVYTAVECTDAKWPTSWKKWDKDNTELNKNYPFMTWANAWMNLPCATWPVKQQTPVNVKTHKGLPPVMIVQSTHDAATPYDGAVELHHRFKGSRLITEKDAGSHGVTGLLNPCINQRVDTYLLTGKLDGADVTCTPHATPKP; translated from the coding sequence TTGAGGGGCAACAGAGCCAAGAGGCGTACCACGGCGCTCGGTTCGGCCGGAGTGCTCGTGACGGCGACGCTGATGGCCGGGGCCGTCGCGGCGCCCACCGCCAGCGCGAGCGCGGGGCACGGGCGGGACCGCGAGGCACGGGGCGCCGCCATCGCCGCCGACCGGGCCGCGAAGGCCGGCATCGACTGGCAGGACTGCCCGGCCGACTGGGGCTTCGCCAAGCCCATCCAGTGCGGCTGGGTCAGCGTCCCGCTCGACTACGCGCACCCGTACGGCAAGCAGCTCAAGCTCGCCGTCGACCGCATCGGCAACACGGGGACCAAGGAGGAGCGCCAGGGCGCCCTCGTCTACAACCCGGGCGGTCCCGGCGGGTCCGGCATGCGCTTCCCGACCCGCGTCACCAACAAGAACCCGATCTGGGCCAACGCGGCCAAGGCCTATGACTTCGTGGGCTTCGACCCGCGCGGCGTCGGCCACTCGGCGCCCATCTCCTGCATCGACCCGCAGGAGTTCGTCAAGGCGCCCAAGATGGACCCGGTGCCGGACAGCGAGGCCGACAAGGCGGCCCAGCGCAAGCTGGCCCGCGAGTACGCCGAGGGCTGCGCCGAGCGCAGCGGCAAGGCGATGCTCCAGCAGATGACCACGCCCAACACCGTGCGCGACCTGGACGTCATCCGTGCCGCGCTCGGCGAGAAGAAGCTCAACTACCTGGGCGTCTCCTACGGCACCTACATCGGCGCCGTCTACGGCACGATGTTCCCGGGCCACCTGCGCCGCATGATCGTGGACAGCGTCGTCAACCCCTCCCGCGAGAAGATCTGGTACCAGGCCAACCTGGACCAGGACGTCGCCTTCGAGGGCCGCTGGAAGGACTGGGAGGACTGGGTCGCCGCCAACGACGCCGCCTTCCACCTCGGCACCACCCGCGACGCCGTCCAGGCCAAGTGGCTCCAGCTGCGCGCCACCGCCAAGAAGAGCCCCATCGGCGGGGTGGTCGGCCCGGCCGAGCTGATCTCCTTCTTCCAGAGCGCCCCGTACTACGACTCCTCGTGGGTGCCGATCGCGACCGTCTTCAGCAAGGTCGTCGCCGGTGACACCCAGGCGCTGGTCGATGCCGCCGCCCCCGACATGTCGGACACCGCGGGCAACATATCCGCGGAGAACGGCAACGCCGTCTACACGGCCGTCGAGTGCACCGACGCCAAGTGGCCCACCAGCTGGAAGAAGTGGGACAAGGACAACACCGAGCTCAACAAGAACTACCCGTTCATGACCTGGGCCAACGCATGGATGAACCTGCCGTGCGCCACCTGGCCGGTCAAGCAGCAGACGCCCGTGAACGTCAAGACCCACAAGGGCCTGCCGCCGGTCATGATCGTGCAGTCCACCCATGACGCCGCCACCCCCTACGACGGCGCCGTCGAACTGCACCACCGCTTCAAGGGCTCCCGCCTGATCACCGAGAAGGACGCGGGCTCGCACGGTGTGACCGGTCTGCTCAACCCGTGCATCAACCAGCGGGTGGACACCTACCTGCTCACCGGCAAGCTGGACGGCGCCGACGTGACCTGCACCCCGCACGCCACGCCCAAGCCGTAG
- a CDS encoding DUF397 domain-containing protein, whose translation MSALPRNVPSSTGLHGVRWLRSSYSTGANNCVETALPHSGPWSGLLAVRDSKDTAGPALLFSPESWAGFLVVVKS comes from the coding sequence ATGTCCGCACTGCCTCGGAACGTACCTTCCAGCACCGGACTGCACGGCGTGCGGTGGCTGCGCAGCAGCTACAGCACGGGAGCGAACAACTGCGTCGAGACGGCACTGCCGCACTCCGGCCCATGGTCCGGACTGCTCGCCGTGCGCGACTCGAAGGACACCGCCGGACCCGCGCTGCTCTTCTCCCCCGAGAGCTGGGCGGGCTTCCTCGTGGTCGTCAAGTCCTGA
- a CDS encoding urease subunit beta: MIPGETLFAEDPIVYNAGREVTRLTVLNAADRPVQVGSHYHFAEANPGLDFDRAAARGKRLNIAAGTAVRFEPGIPVDVELVPLGGARVVPGLRGETGGALDA; encoded by the coding sequence GTGATTCCCGGAGAGACTCTCTTCGCCGAGGACCCGATCGTCTACAACGCGGGCCGCGAGGTCACCCGCCTCACCGTCCTGAACGCCGCCGACCGGCCGGTCCAGGTCGGCTCCCACTACCACTTCGCCGAGGCCAACCCCGGCCTGGACTTCGACCGCGCCGCCGCCCGCGGCAAGCGGCTCAACATCGCTGCCGGTACGGCGGTGCGTTTCGAGCCCGGCATCCCCGTCGACGTCGAACTCGTCCCCCTTGGCGGCGCCCGTGTCGTGCCCGGCCTGCGCGGGGAGACCGGAGGTGCCCTCGATGCCTGA
- a CDS encoding urease accessory protein UreF — translation MSRTALLVLADGRFPAGGHAHSGGAEAAVKAGRITGAASLEGFCRGRLHTAGLVAASLAAAAVLGADAGELDAAADARTPSPALRVAARRLGRQLTRAARATWPSDELDAMARQFPKGAHQPVVLGLVARAAGLEPVDAAHCAAYESVSGPASATVRLLSLDPFDATGVLARLAPEVDRVADRAVEAARQVLDEGVDALPAGSAPLLEIGAEFHAAWPMRLFAS, via the coding sequence ATGTCCAGGACGGCGCTGCTCGTGCTGGCCGACGGCCGGTTTCCCGCCGGAGGGCACGCGCACTCCGGCGGGGCCGAGGCCGCGGTGAAGGCGGGACGGATCACCGGAGCCGCGAGCCTTGAGGGTTTCTGCCGGGGCCGGCTGCACACGGCCGGCCTGGTCGCCGCCTCGCTGGCCGCGGCCGCCGTACTCGGCGCGGATGCGGGGGAGTTGGACGCGGCCGCCGATGCCCGAACACCGTCCCCCGCACTCCGCGTCGCCGCGCGCAGGCTCGGCCGGCAGCTCACGCGGGCCGCCCGGGCCACCTGGCCCTCGGACGAACTCGACGCCATGGCACGGCAGTTCCCGAAGGGCGCCCACCAGCCGGTGGTGCTGGGGCTGGTGGCCAGGGCGGCCGGCCTCGAGCCCGTCGACGCCGCCCACTGCGCGGCGTACGAGAGCGTGAGCGGGCCGGCGAGTGCCACGGTGCGGCTGCTGAGCCTCGACCCGTTCGACGCCACCGGAGTGCTGGCCCGGCTGGCCCCGGAGGTCGACCGGGTGGCGGACCGGGCGGTCGAGGCGGCCCGGCAGGTGCTCGACGAGGGAGTCGACGCGTTGCCCGCGGGGTCCGCGCCGCTGCTGGAGATCGGCGCGGAGTTCCACGCCGCCTGGCCCATGCGGCTGTTCGCCTCCTAG
- a CDS encoding C40 family peptidase, whose amino-acid sequence MTALNRVPSLMVRAGTASALTLAAVGGSVVIPGIATDASAATTATKALQVAASKKGSPYKWGATGPRRFDCSGLTLYSFKKAGKKLPRTAAQQYNKTHHISASHRKAGDLVFFHSGSNVYHVGIYAGKGKIWHAPKTGDVVKLQKIWTRSVWYGRVS is encoded by the coding sequence ATGACTGCGCTCAATCGTGTCCCGTCGCTGATGGTCCGGGCCGGCACGGCCTCGGCTCTCACCCTCGCCGCCGTGGGCGGCTCCGTCGTGATCCCGGGCATCGCCACCGACGCCTCGGCCGCGACGACGGCGACGAAGGCGCTTCAGGTAGCGGCGTCCAAAAAGGGATCCCCGTACAAGTGGGGCGCCACCGGACCGCGCCGCTTCGACTGCTCGGGGCTCACGCTGTACTCGTTCAAGAAGGCCGGCAAGAAACTGCCTCGTACGGCCGCCCAGCAGTACAACAAGACCCACCACATCTCCGCGAGCCACCGCAAGGCCGGAGACCTGGTGTTCTTCCACTCGGGCTCGAACGTCTACCACGTGGGCATCTACGCCGGGAAGGGGAAGATCTGGCACGCCCCGAAGACCGGGGACGTCGTGAAGCTCCAGAAGATCTGGACCAGGAGCGTCTGGTACGGCCGGGTCAGCTGA
- a CDS encoding urease subunit gamma codes for MQLTPHEQERLLIHVAADVAEKRRARGLKLNHPEAVALITSHILEGARDGRGVAELMASGRGLLTRDDVMEGVPEMIHDVQVEATFPDGTKLVTVHDPIV; via the coding sequence GTGCAACTGACCCCGCACGAGCAAGAGAGGCTGCTGATCCACGTGGCGGCCGACGTGGCGGAGAAGCGCCGGGCCCGGGGGCTCAAGCTCAACCATCCCGAGGCGGTCGCCCTCATCACGTCGCACATCCTGGAGGGCGCCCGGGACGGCCGCGGCGTCGCCGAGCTCATGGCCTCCGGACGCGGGCTGCTCACCCGGGACGACGTCATGGAAGGCGTGCCCGAAATGATCCACGACGTCCAGGTCGAGGCCACCTTCCCCGACGGCACCAAGCTCGTCACCGTCCACGACCCGATCGTCTGA
- a CDS encoding ATP-binding protein has protein sequence MADHLEASVTLPSEPASVSAARGYVVTTLAEWGLPAHTEAAETIRLIVSELATNAVQHTFGQSPTFTVDLRLDRDEQLRVGVTDSHPRFPKRLPAAVQQDNGRGMVIIRWLAAECGGKLRVRPTREGGKTVSIELPWTVPAQPVTAGQQEP, from the coding sequence ATGGCAGACCATCTGGAAGCATCCGTCACTCTGCCGAGCGAGCCGGCCTCGGTCTCCGCCGCCCGCGGCTACGTGGTCACCACACTGGCGGAATGGGGTCTGCCCGCCCACACCGAAGCGGCCGAGACGATCCGCCTCATTGTCTCCGAACTGGCCACCAACGCGGTACAGCACACCTTCGGGCAGTCTCCCACCTTCACGGTGGACCTTCGGCTCGACCGTGACGAGCAACTGCGCGTCGGCGTCACCGACAGCCACCCGCGCTTCCCCAAGCGGCTGCCGGCCGCGGTCCAGCAGGACAACGGGCGGGGCATGGTGATCATCCGCTGGCTGGCGGCCGAGTGCGGCGGCAAGCTGCGGGTGCGGCCCACGAGAGAGGGCGGCAAGACGGTCTCCATCGAACTGCCGTGGACCGTTCCGGCCCAGCCCGTCACGGCGGGGCAGCAGGAGCCGTGA
- a CDS encoding 8-amino-7-oxononanoate synthase — protein MAFGWIDEQAELRRRAGLVRRLRPRPADSPLLDLASNDYLGLTHHPEVAEGAAEAARTWGGGSTGSRLVTGTTELHTELERELADFCGFEAALVFSSGYAANLAAVTALAPHGSLIVSDAGNHASLIDGCRLARGATQVVPHADPEAVRKALRTHDGPAVVVSDTVFSVDGDAAPLAAFAAACRERGAGLLVDDAHGLGVLGDGGRGAAWAAGLAGDGDVVVTATLSKSLGSQGGVVLGPAKVIEHLVNAARTFIFDTGLAPAAAGAALAALRLLRREPERAARARAVAAELHARLTAAGHEAVRPDAAVVSVRAPSPEGAVRWAADCRTAGLAVGCFRPPSVPDGISRLRLTARADLSGAQIEHAVKVIGETRP, from the coding sequence ATGGCGTTCGGCTGGATCGACGAGCAGGCGGAACTGCGCCGCCGCGCCGGACTCGTACGGCGGCTCCGTCCCCGCCCGGCCGACTCGCCGCTCCTGGACCTCGCGAGCAACGACTACCTGGGGCTGACCCACCATCCCGAGGTCGCCGAGGGCGCGGCCGAGGCCGCCCGGACCTGGGGCGGCGGCTCCACCGGCTCCCGCCTGGTCACCGGTACGACGGAACTGCACACCGAGCTGGAGCGGGAACTGGCCGACTTCTGCGGCTTCGAGGCGGCGCTGGTCTTCTCCTCCGGCTACGCGGCCAACCTCGCCGCCGTCACCGCGCTGGCCCCGCACGGCTCGCTGATCGTCTCCGACGCGGGCAACCACGCCTCGCTGATCGACGGCTGTCGGCTCGCCCGGGGCGCCACGCAGGTCGTGCCGCACGCCGACCCGGAGGCGGTGCGCAAGGCGCTGCGGACGCACGACGGCCCTGCCGTGGTCGTTTCGGACACGGTCTTCTCGGTCGACGGGGACGCGGCCCCGCTGGCCGCCTTCGCCGCCGCCTGCCGGGAGCGGGGCGCGGGACTGCTGGTCGACGACGCGCACGGGCTCGGCGTCCTGGGCGACGGGGGCCGGGGCGCCGCATGGGCGGCGGGCCTCGCGGGCGACGGCGACGTGGTCGTGACGGCCACGCTGTCCAAGTCGCTGGGCAGTCAGGGCGGAGTGGTGCTGGGCCCGGCCAAGGTGATCGAACACCTGGTCAACGCGGCCCGGACGTTCATCTTCGACACGGGTCTTGCGCCGGCGGCGGCGGGGGCGGCGCTGGCCGCGCTGCGGCTGCTGCGCCGCGAGCCCGAGCGGGCGGCGCGGGCGCGCGCGGTGGCGGCGGAACTGCACGCGCGGCTGACCGCCGCGGGCCACGAGGCGGTGCGTCCGGACGCCGCGGTCGTCTCGGTGCGCGCGCCGTCCCCGGAGGGGGCCGTGCGCTGGGCGGCCGACTGCCGTACGGCAGGCCTCGCCGTGGGCTGCTTCCGTCCTCCCTCCGTTCCCGACGGCATCTCACGGCTCAGGCTGACCGCCCGCGCGGACCTCTCCGGGGCGCAGATCGAACACGCGGTGAAGGTGATCGGCGAGACGCGACCATGA
- a CDS encoding urease subunit alpha, protein MPEISRAAYADLFGPTTGDRIRLADTDLIVEIEEDRCGGPGRAGEEAVFGGGKVIRESMGQSRATRAEGTPDTVVTGAVIIDHWGVVKADVGIRDGRITGIGKAGNPDTMDGVHPDLVIGPETEVIAGNGRILTAGAVDAHVHFICPQIADEALSAGVTTLVGGGTGPAEGSKATTVTPGPWHLARMLEAMEQYPLNIGFLGKGNTVSHEAMLSQIRGGAVGLKLHEDWGSTPAVIDASLTVADRTGIQVAIHTDTLNEAGFVGDTLAAINGRGIHAYHTEGAGGGHAPDIMTVVSEPHVLPSSTNPTRPFTVNTAEEHLDMLMVCHHLNPAVPEDLAFAESRIRPSTIGAEDILHDLGAISIISSDSQAMGRVGEVVLRTWQTAHVMKRRRGTLPGDGRADNRRVRRYVAKYTINPALAQGLAREIGSVETGKLADLVLWEPAFFGVKPHLVIKGGQIAYAQMGDANASIPTPQPILPRPMYGAIGRAPAANSFNFFAPLAIEDGLPERLQLGKRFVAIESTRGVTKADMRENDARPRVEVDPDSFAVRIDGELVEATPAAELPMAQRYFLF, encoded by the coding sequence ATGCCTGAGATCTCCCGCGCCGCTTACGCCGACCTGTTCGGCCCGACCACCGGCGACCGCATCCGGCTCGCCGACACCGACCTGATCGTAGAGATCGAGGAGGACCGCTGCGGCGGGCCCGGGCGCGCCGGTGAGGAGGCGGTGTTCGGCGGCGGCAAGGTCATCCGCGAGTCCATGGGCCAGTCACGTGCCACACGCGCGGAGGGCACCCCGGACACGGTCGTCACCGGTGCGGTGATCATCGACCACTGGGGCGTCGTCAAGGCCGACGTCGGCATCCGGGACGGCCGGATCACCGGCATCGGCAAGGCGGGCAACCCCGACACCATGGACGGGGTCCACCCGGACCTGGTGATCGGCCCGGAGACCGAGGTCATCGCCGGCAACGGGCGCATCCTGACCGCGGGCGCGGTCGACGCCCACGTGCACTTCATCTGCCCGCAGATCGCCGACGAGGCACTGTCCGCCGGTGTCACGACGCTCGTGGGCGGCGGCACGGGCCCGGCCGAGGGCTCCAAGGCCACGACGGTCACGCCGGGCCCCTGGCACCTGGCGCGCATGCTGGAGGCGATGGAGCAGTACCCGCTCAACATCGGCTTCCTCGGCAAGGGCAACACCGTCTCGCACGAGGCGATGCTCTCGCAGATCCGCGGCGGCGCGGTGGGACTGAAGCTGCACGAGGACTGGGGCTCGACGCCGGCCGTCATCGACGCCTCGCTGACGGTGGCCGACCGGACGGGCATCCAGGTCGCCATCCACACCGACACCCTGAACGAGGCCGGGTTCGTCGGCGACACGCTCGCCGCGATCAACGGCCGCGGCATCCACGCGTACCACACCGAGGGCGCGGGCGGCGGGCACGCGCCCGACATCATGACCGTCGTCTCGGAGCCGCACGTGCTGCCGAGCTCGACGAACCCGACGCGGCCCTTCACCGTCAACACCGCCGAGGAACACCTCGACATGCTGATGGTCTGCCACCACCTCAACCCGGCGGTGCCGGAGGACCTCGCGTTCGCCGAGTCGCGCATCCGCCCCTCGACGATCGGGGCGGAGGACATCCTGCACGATCTCGGCGCCATCTCGATCATCTCGTCCGACTCTCAGGCCATGGGCCGGGTCGGCGAGGTCGTCCTGCGCACCTGGCAGACGGCGCACGTGATGAAGCGCAGGCGGGGGACGCTGCCAGGCGACGGACGGGCCGACAACCGCCGGGTACGCCGCTATGTCGCCAAGTACACGATCAACCCCGCGCTCGCGCAGGGCCTGGCCCGTGAGATCGGCTCGGTGGAGACCGGGAAGCTCGCCGACCTGGTGCTGTGGGAACCGGCGTTCTTCGGCGTCAAGCCACACCTCGTGATCAAGGGCGGCCAGATCGCCTACGCGCAGATGGGCGACGCCAACGCCTCCATCCCGACCCCGCAGCCGATCCTGCCCCGGCCGATGTACGGGGCGATCGGGCGGGCCCCGGCCGCCAACTCCTTCAACTTCTTTGCGCCGTTGGCCATCGAGGACGGGCTGCCGGAGCGGTTGCAGCTCGGGAAGCGGTTCGTGGCCATCGAGTCGACCCGCGGGGTCACCAAGGCCGACATGCGGGAGAACGACGCGCGGCCGCGCGTGGAGGTCGATCCCGACAGTTTCGCGGTGCGCATCGACGGAGAGCTGGTCGAGGCCACGCCCGCGGCCGAACTGCCCATGGCCCAGCGTTACTTCCTCTTCTGA
- a CDS encoding urease accessory protein UreD translates to MGGVRATARIRATADGRGGTSLPVLEGEGPLALRRTRGSGREARVMLVGAMSGPLGGDRFRVECGVEDGARLRVGSAAATIALPGQAKQEARYDVRLEVADGAELVWLPEQLICAGGSDLRVATRVDAGAGARLVLREEQVLGRVGEQPGRLGSRLTVRVAGRTVLDQELGCGPGAPGGWDGPAVLGGYRAVGQLVVVRPEFGKEAVPARVLGEGAVLVPLAGPAVLVSAVAEDALRLRRVLDETLAGLNA, encoded by the coding sequence ATGGGCGGAGTGCGGGCCACCGCACGCATCCGGGCGACGGCGGACGGGCGGGGCGGCACCTCGCTGCCCGTGCTGGAGGGGGAGGGGCCGCTCGCCCTGCGGCGGACCAGGGGGAGCGGCCGTGAGGCCCGCGTGATGCTCGTCGGGGCGATGAGCGGGCCGCTCGGCGGAGACCGCTTCCGGGTCGAGTGCGGTGTGGAGGACGGGGCCCGGCTGCGGGTCGGGTCCGCCGCCGCCACCATCGCCCTGCCCGGGCAGGCGAAGCAGGAGGCGCGGTACGACGTCCGGCTGGAGGTGGCCGACGGCGCCGAACTGGTCTGGCTGCCCGAGCAGTTGATCTGTGCCGGCGGAAGTGATCTGCGGGTCGCCACCCGGGTGGACGCCGGCGCCGGCGCGCGTCTCGTCCTGCGCGAGGAGCAGGTACTCGGACGGGTGGGGGAGCAACCCGGACGGCTCGGCAGCCGTCTCACCGTTCGGGTTGCCGGTCGTACCGTGCTCGACCAGGAGCTCGGGTGCGGGCCGGGGGCGCCCGGTGGCTGGGACGGGCCCGCCGTGCTGGGCGGGTACCGGGCCGTGGGTCAACTGGTGGTCGTGCGACCGGAGTTCGGCAAGGAAGCGGTGCCGGCCCGGGTGCTGGGGGAGGGGGCTGTGCTCGTGCCGCTGGCCGGGCCCGCCGTGCTCGTGAGCGCCGTGGCGGAGGACGCGCTGCGCCTGCGCCGCGTGCTGGACGAGACGTTGGCCGGGCTGAACGCGTGA
- a CDS encoding ATP-dependent Clp protease proteolytic subunit, which translates to MTRPSARYVLPEFTERTSFGLKTMDPYSKLLEERIVFLGTQIDDTSANDVMAQFMHLEYQDPDRDISLYINSPGGSFTAMSAIYDTIQYVGCDVETICLGQAGSSAAVLLAAGTPGKRSALPGARMVIRQPALYEPVQGQASDLAIQADELSRLRTRLEEMLVRHTGRSREQVTEDIERDKILDAQEAVEYGLVDRIVPSRRSTLAPPTGR; encoded by the coding sequence ATGACCCGACCGTCCGCCCGTTACGTCCTGCCCGAGTTCACCGAGCGCACGAGCTTCGGGCTCAAGACGATGGATCCGTACTCGAAGCTGCTGGAGGAACGGATCGTGTTCCTCGGGACGCAGATCGACGACACCTCGGCCAACGACGTGATGGCGCAGTTCATGCACCTCGAGTACCAGGACCCGGACCGCGACATCTCGCTGTACATCAACTCCCCGGGCGGCTCGTTCACCGCCATGTCGGCGATCTACGACACGATCCAGTACGTCGGCTGCGACGTGGAGACGATCTGCCTGGGGCAGGCGGGCTCCTCGGCGGCGGTGCTGCTGGCGGCCGGCACACCGGGCAAGCGGTCCGCGCTGCCGGGCGCGCGCATGGTCATCCGTCAGCCCGCCCTGTACGAACCGGTGCAGGGGCAGGCCAGCGACCTGGCCATCCAGGCCGACGAGCTGTCACGGCTGCGGACCCGCCTGGAGGAGATGCTTGTACGGCACACCGGGCGGTCCCGGGAGCAGGTGACCGAGGACATCGAGCGCGACAAGATCCTCGACGCCCAGGAGGCGGTGGAGTACGGGCTGGTGGACCGGATCGTCCCCAGCCGCAGGTCCACCCTCGCGCCGCCCACGGGGAGGTGA